In Larimichthys crocea isolate SSNF chromosome VI, L_crocea_2.0, whole genome shotgun sequence, one genomic interval encodes:
- the LOC104929059 gene encoding retinoic acid receptor gamma-A isoform X2: MFDCMEALGLAPRPLFDVSGQGSCMLSKATPYFSGLDPFAWAGTSSIQSVETQSTSSEEMVPSSPSPPPPPRVYKPCFVCQDKSSGYHYGVSSCEGCKGFFRRSIQKNMVYTCHRDKNCQINKVTRNRCQYCRLQKCFEVGMSKEAVRNDRNKKKKDVKEEVVLPENYELSGELEELVNKVSKAHQETFPSLCQLGKYTTNSSADHRVQLDLGLWDKFSELSTKCIIKIVEFAKRLPGFTTLTIADQITLLKSACLDILMLRICTRYTPEQDTMTFSDGLTLNRTQMHNAGFGPLTDLVFAFAGQLLPLEMDDTETGLLSAICLICGDRMDLEEPQKVDKLQEPLLEALKIYTRRRRPNKPHMFPRMLMKVTDLRGISTKGAERAITLKTEIPGPMPPLIREMLENPEAFEDSSDSGDSAAAAPPAIQAIKQEDKSTYESTVEEEEEEEEDDYWDEEKERGADSDGEPSGEVAAGTQKKGGAGKTQ; the protein is encoded by the exons CGGTGGAGACCCAGAGCACCAGCTCAGAGGAGATGGTGCCCAgctctccttcacctcctcctcctcctcgtgtcTACAAGCCGTGCTTTGTGTGCCAGGATAAGTCATCTGGTTATCACTATGGAGTGAGCTCCTGTGAGGGCTGCAAG GGTTTCTTTCGACGCAGTATCCAAAAAAACATGGTGTATACCTGCCACAGAGACAAGAACTGTCAGATTAACAAAGTGACCCGCAACCGCTGCCAGTACTGTCGGCTGCAGAAGTGCTTTGAGGTTGGCATGTCCAAAGAAG CGGTGCGTAATGacaggaacaaaaagaaaaaggacgtgaaggaggaggtggtgctgCCGGAGAACTACGAGCTGAGCGGAGAACTGGAGGAGCTGGTCAACAAAGTCAGCAAAGCTCACCAAGAGACCTTTCCATCTCTGTGCCAACTAGGAAAATACACCACA aATTCAAGTGCTGACCACAGAGTACAGCTGGACTTGGGCCTTTGGGATAAGTTCAGTGAGCTGTCCACTAAGTGCATTATAAAGATTGTGGAGTTTGCCAAGCGGCTACCAGGCTTCACTACGCTCACCATCGCTGACCAGATCACCCTCCTCAAATCTGCATGTCTGGACATCCTG ATGCTGAGGATATGCACTCGCTACACACCAGAACAGGACACAATGACCTTCTCAGATGGTCTGACTCTGAACAGGACCCAGATGCATAACGCTGGCTTCGGTCCACTCACAGACCTGGTGTTTGCCTTTGCTGGTCAGCTGCTGCCTTTGGAGATGGATGACACAGAGACGGGCTTACTCAGTGCAATCTGCCTCATCTGTGGAG ACCGCATGGACCTGGAGGAGCCACAGAAGGTCGATAAGCTGCAGGAGCCACTGCTAGAGGCTCTGAAGATCTACACCCGCCGCAGACGCCCCAACAAGCCTCACATGTTTCCACGCATGCTGATGAAAGTCACGGACCTCCGAGGAATCAGCACCAAAG gtgcagAAAGAGCCATCACACTGAAGACGGAGATCCCAGGCCCAATGCCTCCACTGATTCGAGAGATGTTGGAGAACCCCGAGGCCTTCGAAGACAGTAGTGACTCTGGGGACAGCGCCGCAGCCGCTCCCCCTGCCATTCAAGCCATCAAACAAGAGGACAAGTCCACATATGAGTCGACcgttgaggaggaggaggaggaggaagaggacgactACTGGGATGAGGAGAAAGAGCGAGGGGCGGACAGTGACGGGGAGCCGAGTGGGGAGGTGGCGGCGGGTACGCAAAAGAAAGGTGGGGCTGGGAAAACGCAGTGA
- the LOC104929059 gene encoding retinoic acid receptor gamma-A isoform X3, with the protein MAALSVETQSTSSEEMVPSSPSPPPPPRVYKPCFVCQDKSSGYHYGVSSCEGCKGFFRRSIQKNMVYTCHRDKNCQINKVTRNRCQYCRLQKCFEVGMSKEAVRNDRNKKKKDVKEEVVLPENYELSGELEELVNKVSKAHQETFPSLCQLGKYTTNSSADHRVQLDLGLWDKFSELSTKCIIKIVEFAKRLPGFTTLTIADQITLLKSACLDILMLRICTRYTPEQDTMTFSDGLTLNRTQMHNAGFGPLTDLVFAFAGQLLPLEMDDTETGLLSAICLICGDRMDLEEPQKVDKLQEPLLEALKIYTRRRRPNKPHMFPRMLMKVTDLRGISTKGAERAITLKTEIPGPMPPLIREMLENPEAFEDSSDSGDSAAAAPPAIQAIKQEDKSTYESTVEEEEEEEEDDYWDEEKERGADSDGEPSGEVAAGTQKKGGAGKTQ; encoded by the exons CGGTGGAGACCCAGAGCACCAGCTCAGAGGAGATGGTGCCCAgctctccttcacctcctcctcctcctcgtgtcTACAAGCCGTGCTTTGTGTGCCAGGATAAGTCATCTGGTTATCACTATGGAGTGAGCTCCTGTGAGGGCTGCAAG GGTTTCTTTCGACGCAGTATCCAAAAAAACATGGTGTATACCTGCCACAGAGACAAGAACTGTCAGATTAACAAAGTGACCCGCAACCGCTGCCAGTACTGTCGGCTGCAGAAGTGCTTTGAGGTTGGCATGTCCAAAGAAG CGGTGCGTAATGacaggaacaaaaagaaaaaggacgtgaaggaggaggtggtgctgCCGGAGAACTACGAGCTGAGCGGAGAACTGGAGGAGCTGGTCAACAAAGTCAGCAAAGCTCACCAAGAGACCTTTCCATCTCTGTGCCAACTAGGAAAATACACCACA aATTCAAGTGCTGACCACAGAGTACAGCTGGACTTGGGCCTTTGGGATAAGTTCAGTGAGCTGTCCACTAAGTGCATTATAAAGATTGTGGAGTTTGCCAAGCGGCTACCAGGCTTCACTACGCTCACCATCGCTGACCAGATCACCCTCCTCAAATCTGCATGTCTGGACATCCTG ATGCTGAGGATATGCACTCGCTACACACCAGAACAGGACACAATGACCTTCTCAGATGGTCTGACTCTGAACAGGACCCAGATGCATAACGCTGGCTTCGGTCCACTCACAGACCTGGTGTTTGCCTTTGCTGGTCAGCTGCTGCCTTTGGAGATGGATGACACAGAGACGGGCTTACTCAGTGCAATCTGCCTCATCTGTGGAG ACCGCATGGACCTGGAGGAGCCACAGAAGGTCGATAAGCTGCAGGAGCCACTGCTAGAGGCTCTGAAGATCTACACCCGCCGCAGACGCCCCAACAAGCCTCACATGTTTCCACGCATGCTGATGAAAGTCACGGACCTCCGAGGAATCAGCACCAAAG gtgcagAAAGAGCCATCACACTGAAGACGGAGATCCCAGGCCCAATGCCTCCACTGATTCGAGAGATGTTGGAGAACCCCGAGGCCTTCGAAGACAGTAGTGACTCTGGGGACAGCGCCGCAGCCGCTCCCCCTGCCATTCAAGCCATCAAACAAGAGGACAAGTCCACATATGAGTCGACcgttgaggaggaggaggaggaggaagaggacgactACTGGGATGAGGAGAAAGAGCGAGGGGCGGACAGTGACGGGGAGCCGAGTGGGGAGGTGGCGGCGGGTACGCAAAAGAAAGGTGGGGCTGGGAAAACGCAGTGA
- the LOC104929059 gene encoding retinoic acid receptor gamma-A isoform X4, producing MVPSSPSPPPPPRVYKPCFVCQDKSSGYHYGVSSCEGCKGFFRRSIQKNMVYTCHRDKNCQINKVTRNRCQYCRLQKCFEVGMSKEAVRNDRNKKKKDVKEEVVLPENYELSGELEELVNKVSKAHQETFPSLCQLGKYTTNSSADHRVQLDLGLWDKFSELSTKCIIKIVEFAKRLPGFTTLTIADQITLLKSACLDILMLRICTRYTPEQDTMTFSDGLTLNRTQMHNAGFGPLTDLVFAFAGQLLPLEMDDTETGLLSAICLICGDRMDLEEPQKVDKLQEPLLEALKIYTRRRRPNKPHMFPRMLMKVTDLRGISTKGAERAITLKTEIPGPMPPLIREMLENPEAFEDSSDSGDSAAAAPPAIQAIKQEDKSTYESTVEEEEEEEEDDYWDEEKERGADSDGEPSGEVAAGTQKKGGAGKTQ from the exons ATGGTGCCCAgctctccttcacctcctcctcctcctcgtgtcTACAAGCCGTGCTTTGTGTGCCAGGATAAGTCATCTGGTTATCACTATGGAGTGAGCTCCTGTGAGGGCTGCAAG GGTTTCTTTCGACGCAGTATCCAAAAAAACATGGTGTATACCTGCCACAGAGACAAGAACTGTCAGATTAACAAAGTGACCCGCAACCGCTGCCAGTACTGTCGGCTGCAGAAGTGCTTTGAGGTTGGCATGTCCAAAGAAG CGGTGCGTAATGacaggaacaaaaagaaaaaggacgtgaaggaggaggtggtgctgCCGGAGAACTACGAGCTGAGCGGAGAACTGGAGGAGCTGGTCAACAAAGTCAGCAAAGCTCACCAAGAGACCTTTCCATCTCTGTGCCAACTAGGAAAATACACCACA aATTCAAGTGCTGACCACAGAGTACAGCTGGACTTGGGCCTTTGGGATAAGTTCAGTGAGCTGTCCACTAAGTGCATTATAAAGATTGTGGAGTTTGCCAAGCGGCTACCAGGCTTCACTACGCTCACCATCGCTGACCAGATCACCCTCCTCAAATCTGCATGTCTGGACATCCTG ATGCTGAGGATATGCACTCGCTACACACCAGAACAGGACACAATGACCTTCTCAGATGGTCTGACTCTGAACAGGACCCAGATGCATAACGCTGGCTTCGGTCCACTCACAGACCTGGTGTTTGCCTTTGCTGGTCAGCTGCTGCCTTTGGAGATGGATGACACAGAGACGGGCTTACTCAGTGCAATCTGCCTCATCTGTGGAG ACCGCATGGACCTGGAGGAGCCACAGAAGGTCGATAAGCTGCAGGAGCCACTGCTAGAGGCTCTGAAGATCTACACCCGCCGCAGACGCCCCAACAAGCCTCACATGTTTCCACGCATGCTGATGAAAGTCACGGACCTCCGAGGAATCAGCACCAAAG gtgcagAAAGAGCCATCACACTGAAGACGGAGATCCCAGGCCCAATGCCTCCACTGATTCGAGAGATGTTGGAGAACCCCGAGGCCTTCGAAGACAGTAGTGACTCTGGGGACAGCGCCGCAGCCGCTCCCCCTGCCATTCAAGCCATCAAACAAGAGGACAAGTCCACATATGAGTCGACcgttgaggaggaggaggaggaggaagaggacgactACTGGGATGAGGAGAAAGAGCGAGGGGCGGACAGTGACGGGGAGCCGAGTGGGGAGGTGGCGGCGGGTACGCAAAAGAAAGGTGGGGCTGGGAAAACGCAGTGA
- the LOC104929064 gene encoding calcium-binding and coiled-coil domain-containing protein 1-like isoform X3, with product MVQGDVVKLLHLTGLLITIYRLLHSSVLRKGGRKRHQLNLSAEKAQLPITMDKQPAVVFRNVGQLYFPQTRVECHYSLTPDHQWDSSDWIGIFEVGWSSVNEYYTYTWALVPEGYTEGTGVNCCVHFQAFFLPRPSTVEYEFVYVDKMGEVCARSRPFTFCEPKPLDELETLKEEQDEEDGEEELLLVIPRAQLLQSRLEECLKQQADIQQALDVTKKEREDESENSKKTRMEWEREREAMREEISELRDNMRQNYETLKKMEGKHKDVKYNQESLTSELSKHLAEKEESQQRIKDLEEDIKVLNDRKKEGDVEVERLKERVKKMSGQMKHDEEKRKTLQAENEAALVEMQGLRERLEASEHTAESLHRELRELGTRQGHAHTELHQARLQVAQLTLQLSEENLLLREERANWALERETYKHAAETDKKKLQELSCEVQRKEEWLQEERMERENLEVELGCERDRNRVLLSDTKKELQELKASLRTAQKEREEQQRDKKQDLVTYIYQLEQRLGIVPETKSNGEIPTRVSRGSSFEDDEDAASASPRSICSPLFFSTHLERLDRGEIPAETHIQSKDDEQASDTQVADSPMW from the exons ATGGTGCAAGGAGATGTTGTGAAACTCTTGCACCTGACAGGATTACTCATCACTATCTACAGGTTGTTGCACAGCTCTGTCCTTCGTAAAGGTGGCAGAAAAAGACATCAGTTGAATTTATCAGCAGAAAAAG CGCAGCTTCCTATTACCATGGATAAACAGCCCGCGGTGGTGTTTCGAAATGTGGGGCAACTGTATTTCCCCCAAACCAGAGTGGAGTGCCACTACAGTCTGACCCCTGACCACCAGTGGGACAGCAGTGACTGGATAGGGATTTTTGAG GTGGGCTGGTCTTCAGTGAACGAgtattacacatacacatgggCTCTTGTTCCTGAAGGCTACACTGAAGGCACCGGTGTCAACTGCTGTGTGCATTTCCAGG CATTCTTCCTGCCCCGCCCCAGTACTGTAGAGTATGAGTTTGTATACGTGGATAAGATGGGAGAGGTTTGCGCCCGTAGTCGTCCCTTCACCTTCTGCGAGCCCAAGCCGCTGGATGAGCTGGAGACTCTTAAAGAGGAACAAGATgaggaggacggagaggaggagCTGCTCCTCGTCATTCCCAGggctcagctgctgcag AGTCGTCTGGAGGAATGCTTAAAACAACAGGCAGACATACAGCAGGCTCTGGATGTGacaaaaaaggagagggaggacgAGAGCGAgaacagcaagaaaacaagGATGGAGTGGGAGCGCGAAAGAGAAGCGATGAGGGAGGAGATCTCAGAGCTCAGAGACAACATGAGGCAAAACTACGAGACGCTGAAGAAGATGGAGGGGAAGCACAAG GATGTGAAATATAATCAGGAAAGTCTAACCTCTGAACTAAGTAAACATTTGGCTGAAAAAGAGGAGAGTCAGCAGCGAATCAAAGACCTGGAGGAGGACATCAAGGTCCTGAATGacaggaagaaagagggagacgTGGAAGTGGAAAG gctgaaggagagagtgaagaaaaTGTCCGGTCAAATGAAACACgatgaagaaaagagaaaaactctGCAG GCGGAGAACGAGGCTGCTCTGGTGGAGATGCAAGGCCTACGGGAGCGCCTGGAGGCCAGTGAGCATACCGCTGAGAGCCTTCACAGGGAGCTAAGGGAGCTGGGCACCCGTCAGGGCCATGCCCACACCGAGCTGCACCAAGCCCGACTTCAAGTGGCCCAGCTCACCCTGCAGCTGTCCGAGGAGAACCTGCTCCTCAGGGAGGAGCGTGCCAACTGGGCCCTGGAAAgagaaacatacaaacatgcagcagaa aCCGATAAAAAGAAATTACAAGAACTGAGCTGTGAGgtgcagaggaaggaggagtggctccaggaggagaggatggagagggagaacCTAGAAGTCGAGCTCGGGTGTGAGAGAGATCGCAATCGA GTGCTGCTGAGTGATACTAAGaaagagctgcaggagctgaaggCCAGTCTGAGGACGGctcagaaggagagagaggagcagcagagggacAAAAAG CAGGATCTGGTGACCTACATATATCAGTTAGAGCAGAGGTTGGGGATTGTGCCAGAAACCAAATCAAATGGAGAAATCCCCACACGTGTCT CTCGTGGATCTTCCTTTGAGGATGACGAGGATGCTGCCTCAGCTTCCCCCAGATCGATCTGTTcacctcttttcttctccactcACCTGGAACGGCTCGACAGAGGCGAGATCCCCGCCGAGACACACATCCAGAGCAAAGATGACGAACAGGCCTCAGACACACAG gtggCTGACTCCCCCATGTGGTAA
- the LOC104929064 gene encoding calcium-binding and coiled-coil domain-containing protein 1-like isoform X2: protein MVQGDVVKLLHLTGLLITIYRLLHSSVLRKGGRKRHQLNLSAEKAQLPITMDKQPAVVFRNVGQLYFPQTRVECHYSLTPDHQWDSSDWIGIFEVGWSSVNEYYTYTWALVPEGYTEGTGVNCCVHFQAFFLPRPSTVEYEFVYVDKMGEVCARSRPFTFCEPKPLDELETLKEEQDEEDGEEELLLVIPRAQLLQSRLEECLKQQADIQQALDVTKKEREDESENSKKTRMEWEREREAMREEISELRDNMRQNYETLKKMEGKHKVQTGHASGFVGDVKYNQESLTSELSKHLAEKEESQQRIKDLEEDIKVLNDRKKEGDVEVERLKERVKKMSGQMKHDEEKRKTLQAENEAALVEMQGLRERLEASEHTAESLHRELRELGTRQGHAHTELHQARLQVAQLTLQLSEENLLLREERANWALERETYKHAAETDKKKLQELSCEVQRKEEWLQEERMERENLEVELGCERDRNRVLLSDTKKELQELKASLRTAQKEREEQQRDKKDLVTYIYQLEQRLGIVPETKSNGEIPTRVSRGSSFEDDEDAASASPRSICSPLFFSTHLERLDRGEIPAETHIQSKDDEQASDTQVADSPMW from the exons ATGGTGCAAGGAGATGTTGTGAAACTCTTGCACCTGACAGGATTACTCATCACTATCTACAGGTTGTTGCACAGCTCTGTCCTTCGTAAAGGTGGCAGAAAAAGACATCAGTTGAATTTATCAGCAGAAAAAG CGCAGCTTCCTATTACCATGGATAAACAGCCCGCGGTGGTGTTTCGAAATGTGGGGCAACTGTATTTCCCCCAAACCAGAGTGGAGTGCCACTACAGTCTGACCCCTGACCACCAGTGGGACAGCAGTGACTGGATAGGGATTTTTGAG GTGGGCTGGTCTTCAGTGAACGAgtattacacatacacatgggCTCTTGTTCCTGAAGGCTACACTGAAGGCACCGGTGTCAACTGCTGTGTGCATTTCCAGG CATTCTTCCTGCCCCGCCCCAGTACTGTAGAGTATGAGTTTGTATACGTGGATAAGATGGGAGAGGTTTGCGCCCGTAGTCGTCCCTTCACCTTCTGCGAGCCCAAGCCGCTGGATGAGCTGGAGACTCTTAAAGAGGAACAAGATgaggaggacggagaggaggagCTGCTCCTCGTCATTCCCAGggctcagctgctgcag AGTCGTCTGGAGGAATGCTTAAAACAACAGGCAGACATACAGCAGGCTCTGGATGTGacaaaaaaggagagggaggacgAGAGCGAgaacagcaagaaaacaagGATGGAGTGGGAGCGCGAAAGAGAAGCGATGAGGGAGGAGATCTCAGAGCTCAGAGACAACATGAGGCAAAACTACGAGACGCTGAAGAAGATGGAGGGGAAGCACAAGGTACAGACAGGTCATGCCTCCGGGTTTGTTGGG GATGTGAAATATAATCAGGAAAGTCTAACCTCTGAACTAAGTAAACATTTGGCTGAAAAAGAGGAGAGTCAGCAGCGAATCAAAGACCTGGAGGAGGACATCAAGGTCCTGAATGacaggaagaaagagggagacgTGGAAGTGGAAAG gctgaaggagagagtgaagaaaaTGTCCGGTCAAATGAAACACgatgaagaaaagagaaaaactctGCAG GCGGAGAACGAGGCTGCTCTGGTGGAGATGCAAGGCCTACGGGAGCGCCTGGAGGCCAGTGAGCATACCGCTGAGAGCCTTCACAGGGAGCTAAGGGAGCTGGGCACCCGTCAGGGCCATGCCCACACCGAGCTGCACCAAGCCCGACTTCAAGTGGCCCAGCTCACCCTGCAGCTGTCCGAGGAGAACCTGCTCCTCAGGGAGGAGCGTGCCAACTGGGCCCTGGAAAgagaaacatacaaacatgcagcagaa aCCGATAAAAAGAAATTACAAGAACTGAGCTGTGAGgtgcagaggaaggaggagtggctccaggaggagaggatggagagggagaacCTAGAAGTCGAGCTCGGGTGTGAGAGAGATCGCAATCGA GTGCTGCTGAGTGATACTAAGaaagagctgcaggagctgaaggCCAGTCTGAGGACGGctcagaaggagagagaggagcagcagagggacAAAAAG GATCTGGTGACCTACATATATCAGTTAGAGCAGAGGTTGGGGATTGTGCCAGAAACCAAATCAAATGGAGAAATCCCCACACGTGTCT CTCGTGGATCTTCCTTTGAGGATGACGAGGATGCTGCCTCAGCTTCCCCCAGATCGATCTGTTcacctcttttcttctccactcACCTGGAACGGCTCGACAGAGGCGAGATCCCCGCCGAGACACACATCCAGAGCAAAGATGACGAACAGGCCTCAGACACACAG gtggCTGACTCCCCCATGTGGTAA
- the LOC104929064 gene encoding calcium-binding and coiled-coil domain-containing protein 1-like isoform X1, with amino-acid sequence MVQGDVVKLLHLTGLLITIYRLLHSSVLRKGGRKRHQLNLSAEKAQLPITMDKQPAVVFRNVGQLYFPQTRVECHYSLTPDHQWDSSDWIGIFEVGWSSVNEYYTYTWALVPEGYTEGTGVNCCVHFQAFFLPRPSTVEYEFVYVDKMGEVCARSRPFTFCEPKPLDELETLKEEQDEEDGEEELLLVIPRAQLLQSRLEECLKQQADIQQALDVTKKEREDESENSKKTRMEWEREREAMREEISELRDNMRQNYETLKKMEGKHKVQTGHASGFVGDVKYNQESLTSELSKHLAEKEESQQRIKDLEEDIKVLNDRKKEGDVEVERLKERVKKMSGQMKHDEEKRKTLQAENEAALVEMQGLRERLEASEHTAESLHRELRELGTRQGHAHTELHQARLQVAQLTLQLSEENLLLREERANWALERETYKHAAETDKKKLQELSCEVQRKEEWLQEERMERENLEVELGCERDRNRVLLSDTKKELQELKASLRTAQKEREEQQRDKKQDLVTYIYQLEQRLGIVPETKSNGEIPTRVSRGSSFEDDEDAASASPRSICSPLFFSTHLERLDRGEIPAETHIQSKDDEQASDTQVADSPMW; translated from the exons ATGGTGCAAGGAGATGTTGTGAAACTCTTGCACCTGACAGGATTACTCATCACTATCTACAGGTTGTTGCACAGCTCTGTCCTTCGTAAAGGTGGCAGAAAAAGACATCAGTTGAATTTATCAGCAGAAAAAG CGCAGCTTCCTATTACCATGGATAAACAGCCCGCGGTGGTGTTTCGAAATGTGGGGCAACTGTATTTCCCCCAAACCAGAGTGGAGTGCCACTACAGTCTGACCCCTGACCACCAGTGGGACAGCAGTGACTGGATAGGGATTTTTGAG GTGGGCTGGTCTTCAGTGAACGAgtattacacatacacatgggCTCTTGTTCCTGAAGGCTACACTGAAGGCACCGGTGTCAACTGCTGTGTGCATTTCCAGG CATTCTTCCTGCCCCGCCCCAGTACTGTAGAGTATGAGTTTGTATACGTGGATAAGATGGGAGAGGTTTGCGCCCGTAGTCGTCCCTTCACCTTCTGCGAGCCCAAGCCGCTGGATGAGCTGGAGACTCTTAAAGAGGAACAAGATgaggaggacggagaggaggagCTGCTCCTCGTCATTCCCAGggctcagctgctgcag AGTCGTCTGGAGGAATGCTTAAAACAACAGGCAGACATACAGCAGGCTCTGGATGTGacaaaaaaggagagggaggacgAGAGCGAgaacagcaagaaaacaagGATGGAGTGGGAGCGCGAAAGAGAAGCGATGAGGGAGGAGATCTCAGAGCTCAGAGACAACATGAGGCAAAACTACGAGACGCTGAAGAAGATGGAGGGGAAGCACAAGGTACAGACAGGTCATGCCTCCGGGTTTGTTGGG GATGTGAAATATAATCAGGAAAGTCTAACCTCTGAACTAAGTAAACATTTGGCTGAAAAAGAGGAGAGTCAGCAGCGAATCAAAGACCTGGAGGAGGACATCAAGGTCCTGAATGacaggaagaaagagggagacgTGGAAGTGGAAAG gctgaaggagagagtgaagaaaaTGTCCGGTCAAATGAAACACgatgaagaaaagagaaaaactctGCAG GCGGAGAACGAGGCTGCTCTGGTGGAGATGCAAGGCCTACGGGAGCGCCTGGAGGCCAGTGAGCATACCGCTGAGAGCCTTCACAGGGAGCTAAGGGAGCTGGGCACCCGTCAGGGCCATGCCCACACCGAGCTGCACCAAGCCCGACTTCAAGTGGCCCAGCTCACCCTGCAGCTGTCCGAGGAGAACCTGCTCCTCAGGGAGGAGCGTGCCAACTGGGCCCTGGAAAgagaaacatacaaacatgcagcagaa aCCGATAAAAAGAAATTACAAGAACTGAGCTGTGAGgtgcagaggaaggaggagtggctccaggaggagaggatggagagggagaacCTAGAAGTCGAGCTCGGGTGTGAGAGAGATCGCAATCGA GTGCTGCTGAGTGATACTAAGaaagagctgcaggagctgaaggCCAGTCTGAGGACGGctcagaaggagagagaggagcagcagagggacAAAAAG CAGGATCTGGTGACCTACATATATCAGTTAGAGCAGAGGTTGGGGATTGTGCCAGAAACCAAATCAAATGGAGAAATCCCCACACGTGTCT CTCGTGGATCTTCCTTTGAGGATGACGAGGATGCTGCCTCAGCTTCCCCCAGATCGATCTGTTcacctcttttcttctccactcACCTGGAACGGCTCGACAGAGGCGAGATCCCCGCCGAGACACACATCCAGAGCAAAGATGACGAACAGGCCTCAGACACACAG gtggCTGACTCCCCCATGTGGTAA